Within Ipomoea triloba cultivar NCNSP0323 chromosome 9, ASM357664v1, the genomic segment AGCCAAATAGATAATAGATGATTccgttttccatttagaaaacatatatttttcaaaagatttttaattttttttgaaaattgaaaaatgtttcAAAGTTTTCAGAATGTAAAATGTTTCAAGTTTTCATAATGAAAAATTGTGCTAGTAAAGCATAATTGAGGGgtaaaaattcattttcttttacctAGGTAGAATTTTCTTGTGAATCATAGCATTTGAGTTGACTAGCGGAGTTGTTTTGGTCCACTTTGGCCTTCAATTATTGACAATGCAGTTGTTCTACGACTTGGTCACGGCTCAACTACTGGGCAtacaaaataagaaataaagaaaatcatTTCATTTTGCACTCTAAAATCATATCCTGTTTGAGCTTCCGGTAAACAAAACTGCCAATTCTTCATTCGCTGGTGAAGTTAACAGTTGTAATGGCGGACGCTGCTGTAACGTTTGTATTGGGTCAACTATCAACGTTGACCCGTGAAGAGTACTCGCTCTTGGGAGGGATTAGAGATGATGCGCAAGACGTCGAGAATGCTTTCAATCGTTTGACTGCGGTTTTGAAAGTTGCGGACGAGACGGAAGAAATCAATCCTGAAGTTAAAGAATGGGTGAAGATAATCCGGGAGCTGGTGTATGACACTGAAGATGTTCTTGACGAGTTCCAGTTCCGCTTTGGAGGTGACCGGACCAATGGAGGGTTTCGCAATAGGATCAAGAACAAATACACTTCCGTCAAGAACTTGAGAGCTCGGCGAAGGATTGCTCTTGAACTGCAAAGGATCAAGGCCAGAGTCAACAAAATCTTCCATGAACAGCCAAGGTTGTTAACAACCTCTGATCACACTATCCACAACCACAACAAAAGGGTGTATGATAGTCGAAGGGATGCTCTTTTGCTAAAAGACTCGGATCTGGTAGGTATTGACAATCCCAAGCTGTCTCTTGTTAACCGCCTACTTGCTGTAGATAAAGATTTGAGAGTCCTTTCTGTAGTGGGTATGGCGGGATTGGGAAAAACTACCTTGGTTAAAAAGGTTTATGATGATGCACGAGTGGTAAATCACTTCCAGCTTCGTATGTGGCTGACAGTTTCTGAAACTTTTAATGCTGATGAGTTGCTAAAAGATGCAATTCGGCAGCTAACAAAGCAAACCAAGCAAAAGCTCCCTCAAGATTTTGCAGCCATGAACACTGATAAATTGAAAGAATTCATCAATAACATTCTTTCAGGCCAAAGCTATATTGTTGTTTTGGATGACATATGGGACATTGATGATTGGAGGGCTatcaaatattcatttcctaggCAGAGTTTTGGTAGTCGTATAGTTATCACAACAAGGAATAGCGAAATTGGTGCCTCCACAAGCTGCGAAACCCGGGGCGGCGATGTCTACCCTTTAGAGTCATTGTCCCTTGAAGATTCATGGACTTTGTTTTGCAGAAAGACATTCTTTAGTGAATCGTGCCCTCAACACTTGGTGAACATTTCCGAAAACATCTTAAAGAGATGTGGTGGTCTACCGCTAGCGATTGTGGTGATAGCTGGGGTGTTGGCTACAAAGAATGAGAGCATTGAAGAATGGAAAAGATTCCAGCACAACCTCAACATCCCATTAGACAGCAATGTCGGTGGGATGAAGAACATGAAGAATCTACTTTCCCTCAGTTACTATGATTTACCAAATTATCTCAAGTATTGTTTTTTGTACTTGAGCATCTTTCCTGAGGATGTCATCATCGAGAAAATGAGAGTAATTCGACTATGGATTGCAGAAGGATTTATCAAGGAGAACAACCAAcaacaagaaaaagaagaagttgCTGAAGTCTATCTCAATGAATTACTTCATCGAAACTTAATTCAAATTGTAGAGAGGACTAGTGATGGAAAGATGAAGGGATTTCGAGTGCACGACATTTTACGAGAAATTATTCTTTCCAAGTCAGAAGAGCAAAACTTTACAACCATTATTGCAACTAGGCAAAATAAAGAACCTTTCAACAAGTTTCGACGCCTAGCAATCCATAGGTTTGATGACCACATTCTAAAGTTCACTTCATCAAAAATGCATCTTCGGTCTTTACAATTCTTTGAACCACTTTCAAGCTCCACAGTGTCGTCTTCATTACCAAAGATGTTTACTGCCAAATATATTCCTTTAAAGGTATTGGATTTAAGGGATTCTGAACTAGAGGAAATACCAGAGGaggtttttaatttatttcaattgaAGTACTTGAGTTTGAGAAGAACAAAGTTGAGAAGCGTTTCTAAATCTATAGGACGTCTTCAAAACTTAGAGACACTTGATTTGAAGCACACTAATGTGATTGAGTTGCCAGCTGAGCTCTTAAAACTTTGTAAACTTCGGCATCTCCTTGTATACCGTTACCAAGATACGTGGATTAATCCTTGGATTAGTACACAAAGCTTTAATGCTCCATTTAAGATTGGAGGATTAGTGTGTTTACAAAAGTTGTTTTGGATACAAGCAAATGATACTCTTGGCATCAAAATAGTGTCTGAGATAGGAAAGCTAACACAACTAAGAAGATTAGGGGTTCAAAAGCTGAGACAAGAAGATGGCAAAGAattttgtttgtctttggaaaagTTGACAAACCTTTGCTCTTTATCTCTTACATCAACTTCAGAAGATGAGGTCCTTGATATCCAACATCCTCTACATGTTCCTCTTGGTCTTCAAAGATTATATTTAAAAGGGCGTCTGGAGATGGTACCTCGATGGTTATCCTCACTTGTAGGCTTAACCACTCTACACTTTTCATGGTGTAGACTTCCTGATGAAAATCCGCTATTGTTTCTCCAAGATCTGCCCATGTTAGTACATCTAAGTCTAGCGACAAAGTCTTATGAAGGGGAAGGATTGTGCTTCAAGGCTAAAAAGTTCTCAAAGCTCAAGTATTTGTTTATCTATGAGTTGGAAGCACTGAAATGGATAAGAATGGAGGAAGGTGCAATGCATCATCTGGAAAAATTTCAATTGGGAGAATGCAAATTGGTTGAGCAGATGCCGATGGGTATTCAACATTTATCTGATCTTAAGGTAATTACTATCTATGACTTGGCTGACAAATTCAATGCAAATTTAGATTCAGAAAGCAAAAGAAGTGAAATCTATGCAAAGATATCTCACATTCCAGAAATTAATATTTCCCATGTCATAGATGGTAAGCGgaagtttttctttttgtgatTTAATGGCTGGTGGTAGTCACGAGATTTAGTATGTTGTGTTGTATATCTATACTTTGTGATTTTAATTTAGTTGTTTTTCAgagttttaaattgtttattgtcAAATCTAAATTAATTGATGGTAGATTATCATATGATTTTATTGTATTATCTAATATGGCATTTTGATGTCCTCTAATACTCTTTGAAAGTGTTCATCACCAAAGATTTATCCACAAGTTTAATTTGCAGCATAGGTTTTTATAATGCCACTTTTGGGGCACAATATTAGAGATTGCTATTGTTGAGATTTTTAAAACATGATTGAATCTGTTcgaatttttaatcttttatatttagtttttatttaaatgaagtctataaatatgaaattttattgTACTATGTAATTTTACATCATAATTTTCTATGGTCTCTTAACCGGATATATTAGATAGTAATAACCATCCCACTTCAcagattatatttaattttaacatagggatcctgtttggtaacatagttagcttatcggtcaattttagtttatttgacttggttaaacaatcaatataagtatttgattaattagttttttgtaacaacttataactcgaaaatgctaaaatttaaaaagctggTTAAAGTAACTTTTTTAATCAGTTTTTTTGATAAAGtcattttgtatttaatagcaTCCTTTtataatcagctaatgctatcgattagtcaaacccactaacccaatcagctaacagctatttaccgaaCACCCCAATATGTGCAGCAATACATGCCAGTTTTAGTTGTAAGTGTTTATTTGTTTGGATAATTTTTAACGTGCATGCATGCCCTTAAATGTAGTGATGCACTCATGATTGATTTTAGGTGATGAGATTGCAAAATGGATGGTTTTATTCTTgtaaaaaacttaaaatattgtttcaagccttttatgtttattttgtaACTATTActtattttagattttattgaaattaaaaaattttatttttttaaactattctCGTTGGTAATTTTAGGTCCATGATAGTACACAGACATAGTAACATATGAATAAAAGATTGTTATTATTGATTTTAGCCACTTGGTGCTATATTTTAGTGTCATAATTTGATTTATGACATTTAAATAGTTTGGGAAAATATGGATTCAAATTTCAGATAATGGATTTAACGAAGGTGCATTCGAAATTGATAACTTTTTCCATTGGTCGAGTTAATTTTTGTGCATCTATGCAGTCCATTTCTCACTATACAAAACTAATCTgagttaattttgattttaaaagaATAACCCAGTATGTGttcttcaaaaacaaaaacaaaaacaaaagaaaacaataaaagCTCAGTAATATATAATTCTAATTTCAAAAGAACACTAAATATATTAACCAAATCTATCtatctacaatcttaataagagccaataaagttagggtttgacgggaagaaaaaaatgttggtgtaattatttAGAGTTTATTCCAGAAATAGTCCTtcaactattgacttttaccaatttttgtcctcgacttttaatttgataaaagttggtcccttaactattgatgttataccaattttggtacttctgttaaatctatgttaaataggtgtgttaaaattgagggtaaaaatgtaaaaccaaatattttaatcttagtgatgatatatacacacacacacgggtTTAATAGTATAAATCAGTGGgcaaattagtttttttttactaaataaatACAATTCGTTAACCTAAGCCAGACCACTACTATTTTTTCGAGCTTTTTCTCTAATACGCTAATGTAATCCcttgtttaaaaataaatatttataaatataatgaaaattggTCCATAACTTCATATTATGCAATTAATGCATAAAATACTTCCTCTATGGTAATAAGTAATTATTcactaattataaaaaaattataagtgaCGAACAATGTCGCTTATTACatcacataaaatttaaaaacgaATAAGACTTTAAATTATTACTTGATACAAATTAAACGTTTTTTTATAACTTGGAGGAGGGGAAACAGAGTGAAGaagaaatgttaaaatatttaattttatatttttgccctcaattttaacacctatttaacagaaggaccaaaattggtacaaaatcaatagttaagggaccaactttggtcaaattaaaagtcgagggcAAAAATTGGTATAAGTCAATAGtcggaagaccatttctggaattaactcaattatttacttaaacgaatggttcatattattttgattttagtaatcttttatgattttccttctttaccctctattatattattttcttctcttaaatAACCCAACATTctgttagtataaactttagtaacggaatattccgttaacttttaacttatatATCGACTAattttctataagaaaggtatTAGATTCGAATCTCATCCCAATCAGAATTGGTATAATTGTTAAgatatacaaaaatatattagagtatattattgagaATTAAATACACATTCTATTACTCTTatagtcttattaaattaaataaattagtagctacaacaaaaaataatgcatatgcatttctttaatttagatgtttacaatgcatttattcaaacaaatattcattatcaaaaaattataaaagagattaatttaattagttatattgcctttattttctacaataaaaatattcattatcaaaaaatttaaaaaggtaGAGATATAATTTCTTCCTTAGTTATgtagtctttattttctacaataaaaattattcattatcaaaaaaaatttaaaagagatataatttcattaccttcaaattcattaattaattatattcactacattattaattgtcttctttttacactatcttgtaattaaatattccatatcaatgttataatacaaaataatgttatatatttatttaccaagtattctattaataacatagaaaattttttttttaaaaataatttgaagccaatcatataaactacttagggaggatttaatttgttgacaaagaagacattcaaataactcaataaattgaagcgagaaattaccccgtaatattttttggactacatcacagttgttcacttttaaggtaaatcgtatttctttattaatatgatttaaaatgtataaatttttattaccaaaagtagtactctgtatttatttatactatcatttttagactaaatattttgactatcgtttttacaaaaattgcaatcatttattttagtgataattataatcaatctctcatatattatcttgtattcatatactttgaattaccgatttaaataaacaaattcaacattcaattacatatgcatgaacatctcctatataatcttgtattgatatactttaaactacttatttaaaaataaatgttgggCATTATTCtattcgcgcaacgcgcgtgaaaAAACTAGTCAATGAATATAAGAATCATCACATTAACAAAGACTAGCTTTCGATTCATCATATAAATAAGCTACATATTGCGTTATTATCGGAAACAAAGTAAAAGTATAAGAAAAAAGTCTTCGATACAACATCCCAATGAAGTCCACTGAACCTTGCAGTATAGAGCATGGCCTAAGGAGGAAAGGATAAACTAATTAAGCGACAAACTAGGAGGAAAAGTAGGCAGAGGGATCTAGCCATCTAGGGTTAAAGGCccgaatagaaaaaaaaaaaaacgtagtATATGCTCTTTAATGGGAAGGGAAGTGGCCCATGATTAGAAAAAGTGAAGCATAACAAACAATGTGATTTTACCTCATTTACATTTGTCTAGATAGAGAGGACGCTAATCTTTGTTGTTTTTGGAAGTTAGCTGCCCTACTACTGAAAAGATATATAACGTCGCCGAAATAACATCGGTCTTTAACAAAATCGAcgtcaaaaaattatttgaatttttttttaaactgatACAACGCCGGCTATCCCATATAACTGACGTCGTAtcacatttaaaatattttttaaaaaataatttacaatacgacgtcggttagaTCAACAAACCAACGTCAtacatcattttattttttttgggtgtaaattatacgacgtcggttccaTATATAACCGACATCGTATGTgttgttttttaattataaaaaattattaatatacccatacgacgtcggttctggATGAACTAACGTTATataggtattattattatttttttaaattagttacGGCGTCAGTTGTCTCTAACAACCGATGTCGTAAGTTCTGTTATAACAAACCATATAAGATTAAACCCCTTTCCTATTTTTTTGGAGCCACAAAACCACGACACCACAACACCGGCTCGACACGATCGCCATCGTCTCGCCACCGCACCGGTCTCGCCACGATCATCGTCGTCTCATCGCCTTGCAGCTGCCGTCGCACGCCACTACCACCGCCCAGTCGTCGCCCAGCTTCTCCGCCGTTGCCAAGCTTCTATGCCGTCGCCCAGCTTCTCTGCCGTCGCCCAGgttcctccgccgccgcctcaGCTCTGCAACCGTGCCGTCGACACGCCACACTCCCTGTCCCCGTCGTCGCAACGTCGGTGGCATTGTATTAaggtaataaaaaaattatttttaattatttgttaataaatttcgaattttagggttatatttcaattttttgatttatatttcaaattttagggttatatttcaaattttggatttatattttgaattttagggtatatatttatatattatgaatttataaggttattgtgtattttaaaatttattgttgatatattttgaattttaataaattattttttattttttagaaattattgttaatttaattcgaattttataaattaatgctaatatatgttgaaatttaggaattatatgttgaaattcgaattttaatactaattaatttgaattttatattgaaatttatgctaattaaattaatttgaattttaatgttaattaatttaaattttaggaattaatgttaatatagtttaatttttaaaaattaatgttaatatagtTTATGTTTTCAGCTTTTTATTATGTATCCGTTGATTAagcacaccgtggtctatgtttaaattcttttgtttgttattattatagaatttgttgAATTAGTGTTAACTTAAGTTTAATTAGATTGCCTTGTGATGGATAAAAATTGAATGAATGCTTCACGAATTAGTGAGGAATACGAAGACggagttaaaaattttatagaATTTGCAGAGGTTAACCTTCCAAATTGTAATGGGAGATTCTTATGTCGTTGTAAGAAGTGTTGTAATCATAAAAGGTTATGTGAGAGCTACAAATTTCGGttatgtcttctttttttttttttcatttcattaatctttttttattattatttagaacGAGACTCAAAATTtcttattctcaaaaaaaaaaaaaaaagactcaatatttcaattatgcttTTTCATTATTggaatgatttaggtcattatggtattgatattttttgtatgtatttctataatgttgcaattatacattaatttacaaatattgtactattaattttttatcgACAAAATTGTTCTTAATCATTGTCAAACCCGCACGACATAACTACAAAGTTGTTAATCATAAATACAACTACACATGGACTCTAAAactatattatcattttttaaagaattgttAATGTTGACATCTCAATGGctctaattgaaaaagtttgCACATCATTGTaatcatatattttgaattatttattatcatccTCTATTGGCAGCAATTGTAGCAATTGTCATTTGACAAATTCTCAAAAACAATTTATCTCAACAAcgaatggaaataaaaaaaaatcaatgacttcattgttgtggatgaaaagtaagtaccacactttattactcttattaaattaaataaattagtagctacaaccataaataatacatattcatttaattaatttagaattagttGTCTATAAtgcatttatttaaaaaaatttacattataaaaaatttaaaaagagataatttcattagttatattatctttattttctataattcaAAGATTCATtatcttcaaattcattaattaattatattcactacattgtccATTGTCTTCCTTTaatactatcttgtaattaaatatcaaagttataatacaaaatatgttatatatttatttaccaagtatttaatatagatataataaatattacgtagtaatattttgttcaatacttccACATGATAATTTATGACATGcatctcacaacacatgaaacatatAGGGGTAAAAACTACCACTACCAAATATCAACAAGCGCTAGTAATAAGATAAAGATAATCGTTTGTAAGGATAATGCCTAATTAGGGTCTATTTGTTAATCGTTTGTTAGTGTTTATTAACAttcacgaacatgttcattTGTTTGTTCAATTAAATGCATTTGTGAACAACCAAACAACTTTATCATTAAtgttaaacaaacaaacacgtgTACATGTTTATGATCATAAATTATTTGTGAACAAGAAATAGTTTTTGTTCACAAacaagaaacaaacaaacaacatagcaactataaaaataatacaaataagtcCAAAAGTAACATctaatatcaaaataaaaaagcgAGTTTGTTCATGAATGTTATTACGTATTAAACGAACAATAAACAATATTGTTCACGAGCTCTTAGCAAATGAGCATAGAAATGTTCAGACTATATTCGTTTATTAaacaaacactaaaatttatccatttatgttcgtttaccttaataagcAAACATAAACGAATGCTTAACGAAACACGAACACACGTAATTTACCAAAAGCTTTGTTGTTTATACTTATATTCCAGGGGTTAAAACTGTAACTCTTTCGAAAAGTTAAGGGTATATATTAAAACTACAAAATTTTAGAGATTAAACAACGAGTAAAGAATAATTGAgtgattaaaaatatatttattccgaca encodes:
- the LOC116028836 gene encoding disease resistance protein RPM1-like — encoded protein: MADAAVTFVLGQLSTLTREEYSLLGGIRDDAQDVENAFNRLTAVLKVADETEEINPEVKEWVKIIRELVYDTEDVLDEFQFRFGGDRTNGGFRNRIKNKYTSVKNLRARRRIALELQRIKARVNKIFHEQPRLLTTSDHTIHNHNKRVYDSRRDALLLKDSDLVGIDNPKLSLVNRLLAVDKDLRVLSVVGMAGLGKTTLVKKVYDDARVVNHFQLRMWLTVSETFNADELLKDAIRQLTKQTKQKLPQDFAAMNTDKLKEFINNILSGQSYIVVLDDIWDIDDWRAIKYSFPRQSFGSRIVITTRNSEIGASTSCETRGGDVYPLESLSLEDSWTLFCRKTFFSESCPQHLVNISENILKRCGGLPLAIVVIAGVLATKNESIEEWKRFQHNLNIPLDSNVGGMKNMKNLLSLSYYDLPNYLKYCFLYLSIFPEDVIIEKMRVIRLWIAEGFIKENNQQQEKEEVAEVYLNELLHRNLIQIVERTSDGKMKGFRVHDILREIILSKSEEQNFTTIIATRQNKEPFNKFRRLAIHRFDDHILKFTSSKMHLRSLQFFEPLSSSTVSSSLPKMFTAKYIPLKVLDLRDSELEEIPEEVFNLFQLKYLSLRRTKLRSVSKSIGRLQNLETLDLKHTNVIELPAELLKLCKLRHLLVYRYQDTWINPWISTQSFNAPFKIGGLVCLQKLFWIQANDTLGIKIVSEIGKLTQLRRLGVQKLRQEDGKEFCLSLEKLTNLCSLSLTSTSEDEVLDIQHPLHVPLGLQRLYLKGRLEMVPRWLSSLVGLTTLHFSWCRLPDENPLLFLQDLPMLVHLSLATKSYEGEGLCFKAKKFSKLKYLFIYELEALKWIRMEEGAMHHLEKFQLGECKLVEQMPMGIQHLSDLKVITIYDLADKFNANLDSESKRSEIYAKISHIPEINISHVIDGKRKFFFL